A window of Haloarcula sp. H-GB4 contains these coding sequences:
- the cobS gene encoding adenosylcobinamide-GDP ribazoletransferase — MVLTAVRGAIGFLSRLPVGHSEQAWEAFVGTPAAFPLAGYVVGGLVAVPFLAVGLLPAPVVAAAYLGGVVLVTGVNHADGLADLGDAAVVHGDPEKRRDVMQDTTIGVGAVLALGTVLLALALAALAVARLPPLVAVSLVLAAEVGAKLAMATLACVGRPSHEGFGATVINGNGPGHLVSSLAAALPAAVVAVPAATVAVLTGPLLALGISGWADRRLGGVSGDAFGATNELARAAALHVGVAAWSLFGSVWSWSFVDWGVLTWTLS, encoded by the coding sequence GTGGTTCTGACTGCGGTCCGGGGTGCGATCGGGTTCCTCTCGCGGCTCCCGGTCGGCCACAGCGAACAGGCGTGGGAGGCCTTCGTTGGGACGCCGGCGGCGTTCCCGCTGGCCGGCTACGTCGTCGGTGGTCTCGTCGCGGTTCCGTTTCTCGCCGTCGGCCTGCTCCCAGCCCCGGTCGTCGCCGCGGCGTACCTCGGCGGCGTCGTCCTCGTCACCGGTGTCAACCACGCCGACGGCCTCGCTGACCTCGGGGACGCCGCCGTCGTCCACGGCGACCCCGAAAAGCGCCGCGATGTGATGCAGGACACGACTATCGGCGTCGGGGCCGTCCTCGCGCTAGGGACTGTCCTCCTCGCGCTGGCGCTAGCCGCGCTGGCCGTCGCCCGACTCCCACCGCTGGTCGCCGTGTCGCTGGTCCTCGCCGCCGAGGTGGGAGCGAAGCTCGCCATGGCCACGCTGGCCTGCGTCGGCCGCCCGAGCCACGAAGGGTTCGGCGCGACGGTTATCAACGGCAACGGCCCGGGCCACCTCGTCAGCTCACTCGCTGCCGCGCTTCCGGCGGCTGTTGTCGCCGTTCCCGCAGCCACGGTCGCAGTTCTCACCGGCCCGCTGCTGGCGCTTGGCATCTCGGGCTGGGCCGACCGCCGACTGGGCGGCGTTAGCGGCGACGCCTTCGGCGCGACCAACGAACTCGCACGCGCCGCTGCGCTCCACGTCGGCGTCGCCGCGTGGTCGCTGTTCGGTAGTGTCTGGTCGTGGTCGTTCGTCGACTGGGGGGTGCTCACGTGGACGCTCTCGTGA
- a CDS encoding NTP transferase domain-containing protein: protein MCGGRGTRLDTEVEKPLFRIGGVPMVDRVVGALKNSSIERTIAATSPNAPETQSHLDGPCIETPGEGYVADLDAALNDDRLSQPVLTVAADLPLLDGEIVNRVLDEHSGGSLSVLVPASLKHELGVSDDTTFERDDREVAPTGVNVVGNGPDDAWRTRDRRVAVNVNTLADARVAEQWL from the coding sequence ATGTGTGGCGGGCGCGGGACGCGGCTCGATACCGAGGTTGAGAAACCGCTCTTTCGAATCGGCGGCGTCCCGATGGTCGACCGTGTCGTCGGTGCACTCAAAAATAGTTCCATCGAGAGAACTATAGCTGCAACGTCGCCCAACGCACCGGAAACGCAGTCACATCTGGACGGTCCGTGCATTGAGACGCCGGGCGAGGGGTACGTCGCGGACCTCGACGCGGCGCTGAACGATGACAGACTCTCCCAGCCGGTTCTGACCGTTGCGGCGGACCTGCCGCTACTTGACGGCGAGATAGTCAACCGCGTGCTCGACGAGCATAGCGGGGGCTCGCTGTCAGTTCTGGTCCCGGCCTCGCTGAAGCACGAACTTGGCGTCAGCGACGACACGACGTTCGAACGCGACGACCGAGAAGTCGCCCCGACAGGCGTCAACGTCGTCGGCAACGGCCCTGACGACGCTTGGCGTACACGTGACCGACGCGTAGCAGTCAACGTCAACACGCTCGCTGATGCGCGCGTAGCAGAACAGTGGCTGTAA
- a CDS encoding threonine-phosphate decarboxylase translates to MDPDSVEGVRASGGDGPGDAIGPDGRVPHGSSDDPDLLDFSANTNPRVPPDAAETYREAFDAARSYPADNYPKFREAAASFVDCKPAQVIPTAGGLEAIRLAIQTTVRAGDSVLVPYPSFGEYAREVRLQGGKPAFVPHDELLAADPDDHALAIVCNPNNPTGETADPAALRAFGDDCLDAGTTLLVDEAFLGFTDEQSLAGREGVVVARSLTKLFGLPGIRMGYAVGTGDVGDRLTTARRAWSMSAAAAAVGAHCYGQTEFVAETKARVADERARMRERLDDRFSVSPSDAPFLLLSVSDADKSVDDILGSARKAGIALRDARTFRGLDSHIRVAIRAPEENDRLLDALDV, encoded by the coding sequence ATGGACCCTGATTCGGTCGAGGGCGTGCGGGCGAGTGGCGGCGATGGACCCGGGGACGCCATCGGCCCGGACGGGCGCGTGCCACACGGCAGTAGCGACGACCCGGACCTACTGGATTTCAGCGCGAACACGAACCCCCGGGTTCCGCCGGACGCCGCGGAGACGTACCGGGAGGCGTTCGACGCAGCCCGCTCGTATCCAGCCGACAACTACCCCAAGTTCCGCGAGGCCGCGGCGTCCTTTGTCGACTGCAAGCCAGCGCAGGTGATACCCACGGCCGGTGGTCTTGAAGCTATCCGTCTGGCGATCCAGACGACAGTCCGGGCGGGTGATAGCGTCCTCGTCCCGTATCCTAGCTTCGGCGAGTACGCCCGCGAAGTCCGACTTCAGGGCGGGAAGCCGGCGTTTGTCCCACACGACGAACTGCTGGCCGCCGACCCGGACGATCACGCGCTTGCCATCGTCTGCAATCCGAACAATCCGACCGGCGAGACAGCAGACCCGGCGGCGCTTCGGGCCTTCGGCGATGACTGTCTCGACGCCGGGACGACGCTACTGGTCGACGAGGCCTTTCTTGGGTTCACCGACGAGCAGTCACTGGCCGGACGTGAGGGCGTCGTCGTCGCACGCTCGCTGACGAAACTGTTCGGGCTCCCTGGCATCCGGATGGGCTATGCTGTCGGGACGGGCGACGTTGGGGACCGACTCACCACCGCGCGACGCGCCTGGTCGATGAGCGCCGCCGCGGCCGCGGTCGGCGCACACTGCTACGGACAAACTGAGTTCGTCGCTGAGACGAAGGCCCGCGTCGCCGACGAGCGAGCGCGGATGCGGGAGCGCCTCGACGACCGCTTCAGCGTGAGCCCCTCTGATGCGCCCTTCCTCCTGCTGTCGGTCAGCGACGCCGACAAGTCTGTTGACGACATTCTTGGTTCGGCCCGCAAGGCTGGTATTGCCCTCCGAGACGCCCGGACGTTCCGCGGGCTAGACTCGCACATCCGCGTCGCGATCAGAGCCCCCGAAGAAAACGACCGGCTGCTGGATGCGCTGGATGTTTGA
- a CDS encoding adenosylcobinamide amidohydrolase — protein sequence MFETTVRDGVCQVRREGARWLSTAWDGGYRNADAVYNVTVPEGFERTDLNDYRAERLSGVGFTVGPALLTGVHMEHARCARNGPVSVLATAGLSNPAALPMSGEDEAADGDRTVSDQADSPDWRPGTVNLVVGVDRELDDGALATLLATAVEAKAATLLDAAGVPGTTSDAAIVGCVPSAERAPFAGSATEIGAATRVCVRDAIRASLAARYGGDALPTVDGAEYGVVTDRDTEVFEP from the coding sequence ATGTTTGAGACGACCGTCCGGGACGGTGTCTGCCAAGTTCGCCGCGAGGGAGCCCGCTGGCTCTCGACGGCGTGGGACGGCGGCTACAGGAACGCCGATGCCGTCTACAATGTCACCGTACCCGAGGGGTTCGAGCGGACCGATCTCAACGATTACCGCGCCGAGCGGCTGTCCGGGGTCGGCTTCACCGTCGGCCCGGCGCTACTCACTGGTGTCCACATGGAACACGCCCGTTGTGCCCGGAACGGGCCGGTGTCGGTGCTGGCGACGGCTGGCCTCTCGAACCCGGCTGCGCTGCCGATGTCAGGAGAGGATGAAGCGGCTGACGGCGACAGGACAGTGTCGGACCAAGCAGACAGCCCTGATTGGCGGCCCGGGACGGTCAACCTCGTCGTCGGCGTCGACCGAGAACTGGACGACGGCGCACTTGCGACGCTGCTCGCTACCGCCGTCGAGGCGAAGGCTGCGACGCTGCTGGATGCAGCCGGCGTCCCCGGAACTACCTCGGACGCGGCCATCGTCGGCTGTGTCCCGAGCGCCGAGCGAGCACCCTTTGCAGGGAGTGCGACTGAAATCGGGGCCGCTACCCGCGTCTGTGTCCGCGACGCTATCAGGGCGAGTCTGGCCGCCCGTTACGGTGGCGACGCCCTGCCGACCGTCGACGGCGCGGAGTACGGCGTCGTCACCGACCGGGATACCGAGGTTTTCGAGCCGTGA
- a CDS encoding cob(I)yrinic acid a,c-diamide adenosyltransferase translates to MTDNTAGPTAEPIEPSAPEEFGLVQVWWGDGKGKTTAALGMATRAVGHGYRVHLLQFMKGGTSTVEDVRGEYNAIAALPGFSYENAGHYGWHGFLDGSEDDEHEARARGALDRAREIIQASADADLSTPQDADGPPEEGVNMLVLDEVLYAANRGLVDPKDVIGLIESKPDDLELVLTGGHERPEFLTDHADLITEVSKEKHPIDAGQGARKGTEF, encoded by the coding sequence ATGACCGACAACACGGCCGGCCCGACCGCCGAACCAATCGAGCCGAGCGCGCCCGAGGAGTTCGGACTGGTGCAGGTCTGGTGGGGCGACGGCAAGGGCAAGACGACGGCGGCGTTGGGGATGGCGACCCGCGCCGTCGGTCACGGCTACCGCGTCCACCTCCTGCAGTTCATGAAAGGCGGGACCAGCACCGTCGAGGACGTGCGCGGTGAGTACAACGCTATCGCCGCCCTGCCGGGGTTCTCCTACGAGAACGCCGGCCACTACGGCTGGCACGGCTTCCTCGACGGGAGTGAGGACGACGAGCACGAGGCCCGCGCGAGAGGAGCGCTCGACCGGGCACGAGAGATCATTCAGGCCAGCGCCGACGCCGACCTCTCGACGCCACAGGACGCCGACGGCCCGCCGGAGGAGGGAGTCAATATGCTCGTCCTCGACGAGGTTCTCTACGCCGCGAACCGCGGGCTCGTCGACCCCAAAGACGTGATTGGACTTATCGAATCCAAGCCGGACGACCTCGAACTCGTCCTCACGGGTGGCCACGAGCGGCCAGAGTTCCTGACTGACCACGCGGACCTCATCACCGAGGTCAGCAAGGAGAAACACCCCATCGACGCCGGTCAGGGCGCGCGGAAGGGCACGGAGTTCTGA
- a CDS encoding cobyric acid synthase, giving the protein MAQTLLVAGTASHVGKSTVAAGLCRYLADRGVSVAPFKAQNMSNNARATPGGEVGVSQYVQARAAGVAPSTDHNPVLLKPRGDGESQLILDGEAVGHFEARGYYDEHWGDALDTVRAAHDRLAQSRDVIVAEGAGSIAEINLHDRDLANVETARFADADILLVADIERGGVFASLVGTLELVPDDIREQVAGAVITKFRGDRSLLEPGIEAFEDRTDVPVLGVIPYDDPGLPEEDSVALPPVGERSVVGDDDGVPDGESVTIAVPRLPRISNFTDLQPLAREPGIRVAYVPLDAALDDTDAVVLPGSKNTVDDLLALTDAGFGDRLQAFDGPVVGLCGGYQMLGEAITNAAVEGTGDTDRVEGLGLLPVTTAFSESKTVEHVERTLSGVGPLSGASGTVEGYEIHMGDSKLTGEAARPFDGDGAATDSVLGTYLHDLFINDTARDAFVRNTFRSACIDLPVASERADGDPYERAAGLITDHVDLGPLGLPE; this is encoded by the coding sequence ATGGCTCAAACGCTGCTGGTCGCCGGGACGGCCAGCCACGTCGGCAAGTCGACCGTTGCGGCCGGACTCTGTCGCTATTTGGCCGACCGTGGTGTCTCGGTCGCGCCGTTCAAGGCTCAGAACATGAGCAACAACGCCCGGGCGACACCGGGCGGCGAAGTCGGCGTCTCACAGTACGTGCAGGCCCGCGCGGCCGGTGTCGCGCCGTCGACCGACCACAATCCAGTGCTGCTGAAACCGCGGGGCGACGGCGAATCACAGCTCATTCTGGACGGCGAGGCAGTCGGCCACTTCGAGGCCCGGGGCTACTACGACGAGCACTGGGGTGACGCGCTGGACACGGTCCGCGCGGCCCACGACCGACTCGCGCAGTCCCGCGACGTGATTGTCGCAGAGGGCGCGGGCTCCATCGCCGAAATCAATCTCCACGACCGCGACCTGGCGAACGTTGAGACGGCGCGCTTCGCCGACGCCGACATCCTTCTCGTCGCCGACATCGAGCGCGGCGGCGTGTTCGCGTCGCTCGTCGGGACGCTTGAACTCGTCCCCGACGACATCCGCGAGCAGGTGGCCGGCGCAGTCATCACGAAGTTCCGTGGCGACCGCTCACTGCTGGAGCCAGGCATCGAGGCGTTCGAGGACCGGACCGACGTCCCCGTCCTCGGCGTAATTCCCTACGACGACCCGGGCCTCCCCGAGGAGGACAGCGTCGCGCTGCCGCCGGTCGGCGAGCGGTCCGTCGTAGGCGACGATGACGGTGTTCCCGACGGTGAGAGCGTCACCATCGCGGTCCCGCGGCTCCCGCGCATCTCGAATTTCACCGACCTCCAGCCGCTCGCCCGCGAACCCGGCATCAGGGTCGCGTACGTCCCGCTGGACGCCGCCCTCGACGACACCGACGCGGTGGTCCTGCCGGGGAGTAAGAACACGGTCGATGACCTGCTGGCGCTTACCGACGCTGGATTCGGTGACCGCCTCCAGGCGTTCGACGGGCCCGTCGTCGGCCTCTGTGGCGGCTACCAGATGCTCGGCGAGGCGATCACGAACGCCGCAGTCGAAGGGACCGGCGACACGGACCGCGTCGAGGGGCTTGGCTTGCTCCCGGTGACGACGGCGTTCAGCGAATCGAAGACGGTCGAACACGTCGAACGGACCCTCAGCGGCGTCGGCCCGCTTTCTGGGGCAAGCGGGACCGTCGAAGGCTATGAGATCCACATGGGCGATTCGAAGCTGACTGGCGAAGCGGCCCGTCCATTTGACGGCGACGGGGCGGCGACCGATAGCGTTCTCGGGACGTACCTTCACGACCTCTTCATCAACGACACGGCCAGAGATGCCTTCGTGAGAAATACGTTCAGAAGTGCTTGTATTGACCTTCCAGTGGCAAGCGAGCGCGCCGACGGCGACCCCTACGAACGAGCGGCCGGTCTCATCACCGACCACGTCGATCTGGGACCACTCGGACTTCCCGAGTGA
- a CDS encoding P-loop NTPase, which yields MVEVFAVASGKGGTGKTTSTVALGMALSDRYDVTVVDADTGMANLLFHAGLSDAETTLHDVLADNAPVEAATYDRFGLTVVPCGTSLDGFRHADPDRLRDVVATLAEDTDIILLDSPPALDSRTAVLPIVLADRIVVVLQPTIPAISDGLKVQEYATTYDTDVAGLLFNKVRESESIEQVSEKTERYFDGPTLASVPESERAREARRAGRPLLAHAPECEAATAYQAAAEALTIQNGTAADAADRFQSAVIPESL from the coding sequence ATGGTCGAAGTGTTCGCGGTCGCCAGTGGGAAGGGCGGGACTGGCAAGACGACGAGCACCGTCGCCCTCGGGATGGCGCTGTCCGACCGCTACGACGTGACGGTAGTCGACGCCGACACAGGCATGGCGAACCTCCTCTTTCACGCTGGCCTCTCTGACGCAGAGACGACGCTGCACGACGTACTGGCCGATAACGCACCCGTTGAGGCAGCCACATATGACCGGTTCGGGCTGACCGTTGTCCCCTGCGGAACGAGTCTGGACGGTTTCAGGCACGCCGATCCGGATCGCCTTCGAGACGTGGTTGCGACGCTTGCAGAAGACACGGACATCATCCTGCTGGACTCGCCGCCGGCGCTGGACAGCCGGACCGCAGTCCTGCCAATCGTGCTTGCCGACCGCATCGTGGTTGTCCTCCAGCCGACGATTCCCGCCATCTCGGACGGGCTGAAGGTTCAGGAGTACGCGACGACCTACGACACGGACGTAGCCGGGCTCCTGTTCAACAAGGTCCGCGAGTCCGAGTCTATCGAACAGGTCTCGGAGAAGACCGAGCGGTACTTCGACGGGCCGACACTCGCGTCGGTCCCCGAGAGCGAGCGGGCCCGGGAAGCACGCCGTGCTGGCCGGCCGCTCCTTGCCCACGCCCCCGAATGTGAGGCCGCGACAGCCTATCAAGCGGCCGCCGAGGCTCTCACGATACAGAACGGGACAGCCGCCGATGCCGCCGACCGGTTCCAGAGCGCCGTCATCCCCGAGTCACTATGA
- a CDS encoding HTH domain-containing protein produces the protein MSPPGREIQYTESDVIEVFKHRNDYAEPLTASEVADRLGCSRRTALNKLHDLESETDITSKKVGGRSRVWWIPVRAD, from the coding sequence ATGTCTCCGCCTGGACGAGAGATCCAGTACACTGAATCGGATGTTATCGAGGTGTTCAAACATCGAAACGATTACGCGGAGCCACTCACGGCGTCGGAGGTGGCGGATAGACTCGGCTGTTCGCGCCGGACCGCGCTGAACAAACTCCACGACCTCGAATCAGAGACAGATATCACGAGCAAGAAAGTCGGGGGACGGTCGCGGGTGTGGTGGATCCCGGTCCGAGCAGACTGA
- a CDS encoding winged helix-turn-helix domain-containing protein: protein MVESPDDTAFEDCQFLTGSPQRFAVLAQLRERPARPADLCDTVDATRTTIQRILAGCAERQWVVKRDGKYQLTVTGQRVFDQYNTLLSEIDQARAVGPLATHLGAIAADLPVELLDPDCLTTSSEQNPLAAINRLTDWLAEVDGDVRAISPIVTSVFNDAAVELLETGTHIEFIIDHSVLERSASDFSDALERGLEHENIDTYVHDTTLDIGLALDRSRVCLAAYDDRNNVRAIAESDATAVYRWAETVFDRYRERSQPLATVLSNP from the coding sequence ATGGTGGAGAGTCCGGACGACACCGCTTTCGAGGACTGCCAGTTCCTCACTGGGTCACCACAACGGTTCGCGGTGTTGGCCCAGCTCCGGGAGCGGCCGGCACGGCCAGCCGATTTGTGTGATACGGTGGATGCGACCCGAACGACGATCCAGCGGATACTCGCGGGCTGCGCCGAGCGTCAGTGGGTCGTCAAGCGGGACGGAAAGTATCAACTCACAGTGACTGGGCAACGAGTGTTCGACCAGTATAACACGCTTCTCAGCGAAATCGACCAGGCTCGGGCAGTCGGTCCGCTTGCCACCCATCTCGGCGCTATCGCAGCAGACCTCCCGGTGGAGCTGCTAGACCCTGATTGTCTCACGACGAGCTCCGAACAGAACCCTCTGGCCGCAATTAATCGGCTCACCGACTGGCTGGCCGAAGTTGATGGCGACGTTCGGGCAATCTCGCCGATTGTAACGTCGGTCTTCAACGACGCTGCGGTGGAACTGCTCGAAACGGGGACGCATATCGAGTTCATTATCGACCACAGCGTCCTCGAACGGTCCGCGTCCGATTTCTCGGACGCACTGGAGCGAGGTCTCGAACACGAGAACATCGACACGTACGTCCACGACACCACGCTCGATATCGGTCTCGCACTGGACCGCTCGCGAGTCTGTCTGGCGGCCTACGATGACCGGAATAACGTCCGAGCGATAGCGGAGTCTGATGCCACGGCAGTGTATCGCTGGGCTGAGACGGTGTTCGACCGATACAGAGAGCGGTCACAACCGCTTGCAACGGTCCTGTCTAACCCATAA